A window from Actinomycetospora corticicola encodes these proteins:
- a CDS encoding alpha/beta hydrolase-fold protein, producing the protein MTDRTTPAVGTLRRVLAVLVGAVVVLVAVLLVAAGGDPRDVPVTAWPFHALLAALLVLAVVAAAAARRRSIRVPAVLAAVVVLLLNLAAAVNTYVDYDRTLGAVLGVEPADEEPLARLLRQTTVPANGEIAAVTIPTRRSGFTARQALVYVPPAWFHRPRPKLPVIVLLHGTPGTPSDWFGPGLAAATADAFAAAHGGTAPILVAPDINGTEDADTECVDSPLGRVETALTEDLPAFVTSTFRTQPTGRAWAVAGLSEGGACATMLALRHPTTFETFGDYAGLAGPRVGDTNADTASTVSGLFGGSEQAFRAHEPSSLLQSRRFPRLGGWFEVGDADAEPLAAQQALVPLARRSGVAVCAVIVPGGGHTFDVFSAGFADSLPWMAARLGLPSRAVGCSST; encoded by the coding sequence GTGACCGACCGGACCACTCCTGCCGTCGGGACGCTGCGGCGGGTGCTCGCGGTGCTCGTCGGCGCGGTCGTGGTGCTGGTGGCGGTGCTGCTCGTGGCCGCGGGCGGGGACCCCCGCGACGTCCCGGTGACCGCGTGGCCGTTCCACGCGCTGCTGGCCGCGCTGCTGGTCCTCGCCGTGGTCGCGGCGGCCGCCGCCCGTCGTCGCAGCATCCGGGTACCGGCCGTGCTGGCCGCGGTGGTCGTTCTCCTGCTCAACCTCGCCGCGGCGGTCAACACCTACGTCGACTACGACCGCACCCTCGGCGCCGTCCTCGGCGTCGAGCCGGCCGACGAGGAGCCGCTGGCCCGGCTCCTGCGCCAGACCACCGTGCCCGCGAACGGCGAGATCGCCGCCGTCACGATCCCGACGCGGCGGTCCGGCTTCACGGCCCGGCAGGCGCTCGTCTACGTCCCGCCCGCCTGGTTCCACCGGCCCCGCCCGAAGCTGCCGGTGATCGTCCTGCTGCACGGCACGCCCGGGACCCCGTCGGACTGGTTCGGCCCGGGCCTCGCGGCCGCCACGGCCGACGCCTTCGCGGCGGCCCACGGCGGGACGGCTCCGATCCTCGTGGCGCCCGACATCAACGGCACCGAGGACGCCGACACCGAGTGCGTGGACTCCCCGCTCGGCCGGGTGGAGACCGCGCTGACCGAGGACCTGCCCGCGTTCGTCACGTCCACCTTCCGCACGCAGCCCACCGGGCGGGCGTGGGCCGTGGCCGGCCTGTCGGAGGGCGGCGCGTGCGCGACGATGCTGGCCCTGCGCCACCCGACGACGTTCGAGACCTTCGGCGACTACGCGGGCCTCGCCGGCCCCCGCGTCGGCGACACCAACGCGGACACCGCGTCGACCGTGAGCGGGTTGTTCGGCGGATCGGAGCAGGCCTTCCGCGCGCACGAACCGTCGTCCCTGCTGCAGTCCCGCCGCTTCCCGCGGCTCGGCGGCTGGTTCGAGGTGGGCGACGCGGACGCCGAGCCCCTCGCGGCGCAGCAGGCGCTGGTGCCGCTCGCGCGCCGGTCGGGGGTCGCCGTGTGCGCGGTGATCGTCCCCGGCGGCGGCCACACCTTCGACGTCTTCTCGGCGGGGTTCGCCGACTCGCTGCCCTGGATGGCGGCCCGGCTCGGACTCCCCTCGCGCGCGGTCGGCTGTTCCTCGACGTGA
- a CDS encoding heparin lyase I family protein, protein MFAGIGAVALLVGLLVGLGGQASAATVTGQIGNVGGGCLENSNNSTATNNAQWLNTCGTNLGQQWSRWSDGTIRVQGRCIDTLNGGTANGTRVVLVVCSTTSTSQKWTPYAAGYVQNQKSKLCLAPQNNKIAAKVVITIATCANVNPQKWTLPALSTPDTTTTPPPTTTTAPPVTTTTSAPPVTTTTAPPVTTTTAPPVTTTTTAPPVTTTTTAPPTTTTTTSTSLPTQTTQSWDASFTSSGFGTFDDTPWNNVGASAPVIVDSPVTSGAKAAQFTMPGGGTRSEIVPTTAEFTEGQDRWFRFSFYLPAGFPTQVTTWQVITQWKNDGTGSPPLEITVGGGNLNLEGGYGYPAGPRTFAQPLAPAVTGQRTDLVLHVFFSRDPSKGTVDVWNNGTQVLAGYKPAGGTLYPTDKKNTATSSSYWKMGIYRDSAITQQAQYTIEGAKVGNTRDQVN, encoded by the coding sequence GTGTTCGCAGGGATCGGGGCGGTGGCGCTCCTGGTCGGCCTGCTGGTGGGGCTCGGTGGCCAGGCGTCGGCCGCCACCGTGACGGGGCAGATCGGCAACGTCGGCGGCGGGTGTCTGGAGAACTCCAACAACTCGACCGCGACGAACAACGCCCAGTGGCTGAACACGTGCGGCACCAACCTCGGGCAGCAGTGGTCCCGGTGGTCCGACGGCACGATCCGCGTGCAGGGCCGGTGCATCGACACGCTGAACGGCGGGACCGCCAACGGCACCCGCGTCGTGCTCGTCGTCTGCTCGACCACGTCGACCTCGCAGAAGTGGACGCCGTACGCGGCGGGCTACGTGCAGAACCAGAAGTCGAAGCTGTGCCTGGCGCCGCAGAACAACAAGATCGCCGCCAAGGTCGTCATCACCATCGCCACGTGCGCGAACGTCAACCCGCAGAAATGGACGCTGCCCGCGCTCTCGACGCCGGACACCACGACGACCCCGCCGCCGACCACGACCACCGCGCCGCCGGTCACCACCACGACGAGCGCCCCGCCGGTGACCACCACGACCGCCCCGCCGGTCACGACGACCACCGCGCCGCCCGTGACCACGACGACCACCGCGCCGCCGGTCACCACCACGACCACGGCCCCACCGACGACGACCACCACGACGTCGACCAGCCTGCCGACGCAGACCACCCAGTCCTGGGACGCGAGCTTCACCTCGTCGGGCTTCGGCACGTTCGACGACACCCCGTGGAACAACGTGGGCGCGAGCGCGCCGGTCATCGTCGACTCGCCGGTGACCTCCGGTGCGAAGGCCGCGCAGTTCACGATGCCGGGCGGCGGCACGCGCTCGGAGATCGTCCCGACGACGGCGGAGTTCACCGAGGGCCAGGACCGCTGGTTCCGGTTCTCCTTCTACCTGCCCGCGGGCTTCCCGACGCAGGTGACCACCTGGCAGGTGATCACCCAGTGGAAGAACGACGGGACGGGGTCGCCGCCCCTGGAGATCACCGTCGGCGGGGGCAACCTCAACCTCGAGGGCGGCTACGGCTACCCGGCCGGGCCCCGGACCTTCGCCCAGCCCCTGGCCCCGGCGGTGACCGGGCAGCGGACCGACCTCGTACTGCACGTGTTCTTCTCCCGCGACCCGAGCAAGGGCACGGTCGACGTCTGGAACAACGGGACCCAGGTGCTCGCGGGCTACAAGCCGGCCGGCGGGACGCTGTACCCCACCGACAAGAAGAACACCGCCACGAGCAGCTCGTACTGGAAGATGGGCATCTACCGCGACTCGGCGATCACCCAGCAGGCCCAGTACACGATCGAGGGCGCGAAGGTCGGGAACACCCGGGACCAGGTCAACTGA
- a CDS encoding heparin lyase I family protein → MLGALALLAGVLASGLTAGRAEAAVVTGRVANTAGGCLENANNVAAVNNPLWLNNCGTNAGQQWSRWADGTLRVQNLCADTAGGATASGTRVVLAACSTATSQRWNFYVAGYVQNQKSGLCLAPLANRIAAKVVMTIVACANVAAHKWTVPGLSSTPTTTTPPPTTTTPPRTTTTAPPPTTTTPPRTTTTVPPPTTTTTTTSLPGQTRQVWDANFTGAGFGNFDDTPWNNVGASAPVIVSSPVTSGAKAARFTMPGGGTRTEIVPTTASFTEGQDRYFRFSFYLPAGFPTQVTSWQLLTQWKNDGTGSPPLELTVGNGNLNLSGGYGHPAGPRTFSKVLAPATTGQRIDLVVHVFFSRDASKGVVDVWRNGTQVLAGFKPPGGTLYPTNTASTASLSSYWKMGLYRDSAITQTAQYTIESAKIGNTYAQVAS, encoded by the coding sequence GTGTTGGGTGCTCTGGCACTCCTCGCGGGCGTGCTCGCCTCGGGCCTGACGGCGGGTCGGGCCGAGGCCGCCGTCGTCACCGGCCGGGTCGCGAACACCGCGGGCGGCTGCCTCGAGAACGCGAACAACGTCGCGGCGGTGAACAACCCGCTGTGGCTCAACAACTGCGGCACGAACGCCGGGCAGCAGTGGTCGCGCTGGGCGGACGGCACGCTGCGCGTGCAGAACCTCTGTGCCGACACCGCCGGCGGCGCGACCGCGTCCGGCACCCGCGTCGTGCTCGCCGCGTGCTCCACCGCGACCTCGCAGCGCTGGAACTTCTACGTCGCGGGCTACGTGCAGAACCAGAAGTCGGGTCTCTGCCTGGCGCCGCTGGCCAACCGCATCGCCGCCAAGGTCGTCATGACGATCGTGGCCTGCGCGAACGTCGCGGCCCACAAGTGGACGGTGCCGGGGCTCTCGTCCACGCCGACCACCACCACTCCGCCCCCGACGACCACGACGCCGCCGCGCACCACCACGACGGCCCCGCCCCCGACGACCACGACGCCGCCGCGCACCACCACGACGGTGCCGCCGCCCACGACCACCACCACGACCACGTCGCTGCCGGGTCAGACTCGCCAGGTGTGGGACGCGAACTTCACCGGCGCGGGCTTCGGCAACTTCGACGACACCCCGTGGAACAACGTCGGGGCGAGCGCGCCGGTGATCGTGTCCTCGCCGGTCACCTCCGGCGCGAAGGCCGCGCGCTTCACGATGCCCGGGGGCGGCACGCGCACCGAGATCGTCCCGACGACGGCGTCGTTCACCGAGGGGCAGGACCGCTACTTCCGGTTCTCCTTCTACCTGCCGGCGGGCTTCCCGACCCAGGTCACCTCGTGGCAGCTGCTCACGCAGTGGAAGAACGACGGGACGGGCTCGCCGCCGCTGGAGTTGACGGTCGGCAACGGCAACCTGAACCTCTCCGGGGGCTACGGCCACCCGGCCGGCCCGCGGACCTTCTCGAAGGTCCTCGCGCCGGCGACGACGGGGCAGCGGATCGACCTGGTCGTCCACGTGTTCTTCTCGCGGGACGCGAGCAAGGGCGTCGTCGACGTCTGGCGCAACGGCACCCAGGTGCTCGCCGGCTTCAAGCCCCCGGGCGGGACGCTCTACCCGACGAACACCGCATCCACGGCGAGCCTCAGCTCCTACTGGAAGATGGGGCTCTACCGGGACTCGGCGATCACGCAGACCGCCCAGTACACGATCGAGAGCGCGAAGATCGGCAACACCTACGCGCAGGTCGCGAGCTAG
- a CDS encoding SRPBCC family protein, whose product MPTVTRTVSTPAPLDVVRSYLRDFGNAPEWDAGTVTCEPVDPTTPVAVGKQWTNVSEFRGKRTTLTYTLEADEPTRLRIVGRNKTVTSEDEMTFTGADGGGTTVSYTATFTFHGLAKAATPFMVPALKGLADDAERSLGDALQKLPTS is encoded by the coding sequence ATGCCGACCGTGACCCGGACCGTCTCCACCCCCGCCCCGCTCGACGTCGTACGGTCCTACCTGCGCGACTTCGGCAACGCCCCGGAGTGGGACGCCGGCACCGTGACCTGCGAGCCCGTCGACCCGACGACGCCGGTCGCCGTCGGCAAGCAGTGGACCAACGTCTCGGAGTTCCGCGGGAAGCGGACGACGCTGACCTACACGCTCGAGGCCGACGAGCCCACCCGCCTCCGCATCGTCGGGCGGAACAAGACCGTGACCAGCGAGGACGAGATGACGTTCACCGGCGCCGACGGCGGCGGCACCACGGTGAGCTACACCGCGACGTTCACCTTCCACGGCCTCGCCAAGGCGGCGACGCCGTTCATGGTGCCGGCGCTGAAGGGCCTCGCCGACGACGCCGAGCGGTCGCTGGGCGACGCGCTGCAGAAGCTGCCCACTTCCTGA
- the glf gene encoding UDP-galactopyranose mutase — translation MAQPDLVVVGSGFFGLTVAERAATELDKRVLVVERRSHLGGNAYSEPDPETGIEVHRYGAHLFHTSNERVWEYVNRFTDFTGYQHRVFTIFRDRVYPMPVNLATICEFAGKAMTPDEARAWVAEHAAEIDVDDAQNFEEKGVALVGRPLYEAFFEGYTAKQWQTDPKNLPASIVSRLPVRYTFDNRYFNDTHEGLPVDGYTAWLERMADHPNIEVRLDTDWFDLRDALPEDVPTVYTGPLDRYFDFSEGELGWRTLDFTSEVVTTTGDFQGTPVMNYADRDVPFTRIHEFRHFHPERKNYPTDKTVIVREYSRFAESGDEPYYPINTPEDRAKLERYRELARKEATNRKVLFGGRLGTYKYLDMHMAIGSALTMFDNRIAPWFTEGTDFDGADPLEG, via the coding sequence ATGGCCCAGCCTGATCTCGTCGTGGTGGGTTCCGGCTTCTTCGGCCTCACCGTCGCCGAGCGTGCCGCCACCGAACTCGACAAGCGGGTGCTCGTCGTCGAGCGCCGCTCGCACCTCGGCGGGAACGCGTACTCCGAACCCGACCCGGAGACCGGGATCGAGGTGCACCGCTACGGCGCGCACCTCTTCCACACCTCCAACGAGCGGGTCTGGGAGTACGTCAACCGCTTCACCGACTTCACCGGCTACCAGCACCGCGTGTTCACGATCTTCCGCGACCGGGTCTACCCGATGCCGGTCAACCTCGCGACGATCTGCGAGTTCGCGGGCAAGGCGATGACGCCCGACGAGGCGCGCGCCTGGGTCGCCGAGCACGCCGCGGAGATCGACGTGGACGACGCGCAGAACTTCGAGGAGAAGGGCGTCGCCCTCGTCGGCCGCCCCCTCTACGAGGCGTTCTTCGAGGGCTACACGGCCAAGCAGTGGCAGACCGATCCGAAGAACCTGCCCGCCTCGATCGTCAGCCGCCTGCCGGTGCGCTACACGTTCGACAACCGCTACTTCAACGACACCCACGAGGGTCTGCCGGTCGACGGCTACACCGCGTGGCTCGAGCGGATGGCCGACCACCCGAACATCGAGGTCCGCCTCGACACCGACTGGTTCGACCTGCGCGACGCGCTGCCCGAGGACGTGCCCACCGTCTACACCGGCCCGCTCGACCGCTACTTCGACTTCAGCGAGGGCGAGCTCGGCTGGCGCACGCTGGACTTCACCTCCGAGGTCGTCACGACGACGGGCGACTTCCAGGGCACGCCGGTGATGAACTACGCCGACCGCGACGTCCCGTTCACGCGCATCCACGAGTTCCGGCACTTCCACCCGGAGCGGAAGAACTACCCCACCGACAAGACCGTGATCGTGCGGGAGTACTCGCGCTTCGCCGAGTCCGGCGACGAGCCGTACTACCCGATCAACACGCCCGAGGACCGCGCCAAGCTCGAGCGCTACCGCGAGCTCGCCCGCAAGGAGGCGACCAACCGCAAGGTCCTCTTCGGCGGTCGGCTCGGCACCTACAAGTACCTCGACATGCACATGGCCATCGGGTCGGCGCTGACGATGTTCGACAACAGGATCGCCCCGTGGTTCACCGAGGGGACCGACTTCGACGGCGCGGACCCGCTCGAGGGCTGA
- a CDS encoding acyltransferase family protein, with product MLAPEARTARIARVVPTPGATTREDPSRWRPELQGLRALACALVVIYHVWSDRVSGGVDVFFVITGFLFAGQLVRAAERGTLDLVTTWGRMLRRLVPTTAVVLAGCVVAGWFVVPESRWPQTIREVGASALFLENWRLAADSVDYYAAHNTASIVQHLWSLSIQGQFYLLFPLVVGLLALLARSSRTPVRHVVVGALAGLTVVSLAYSVYLTGTDQKLAYFHSLTRLWEFTLGGLLGLLIAGVALPAGVRVAAGWIGVVALSVCGLVLDVEGGFPGYLALWPVLAACLVLAAERTGSAIGADRWLSSAPMQYLGRISFPLYLWHWPVLLLALLATHREQAGLVGGVLVVAVSLALAALTDRFVDQPMARARRWRGAGYRSGAIAICAVLLLTAGWHAVALARATPSGVPGDANHPGAAALAPGFVYRGEPDPKPIPPAVSAYEDWVQYQGDCTSAAAEPGLERCTYVAAPRPDAPTVVVVGDSHMQQFLPALAPVARERGWRIDTLIRPGCPFSTTSESNVGEVACIDHNRAAIDDILRTRPDAVVAAASHDVRTGDTETTGPGMLDAWRILAGADIPVLAVRDNPRYGYPPSSCVDNYRRGAPECNVPRTDLYPATPPIRSMELPPTVSYLDLADWICGPRTCDPEVGNVTVYLDDNHLTATFTASLAPVVGPRLAALVDR from the coding sequence GTGCTCGCTCCGGAGGCACGGACCGCCCGCATCGCCCGGGTCGTCCCGACGCCGGGTGCCACCACCCGCGAGGATCCGTCCCGCTGGCGGCCCGAGCTGCAGGGCCTGCGGGCCCTGGCCTGCGCCCTCGTCGTGATCTACCACGTCTGGTCGGACCGGGTGTCCGGCGGCGTGGACGTCTTCTTCGTCATCACCGGGTTCCTCTTCGCCGGGCAGCTGGTCCGGGCCGCCGAACGCGGCACGCTCGACCTCGTCACCACCTGGGGCCGCATGCTGCGGCGCCTCGTCCCGACGACGGCCGTGGTGCTGGCGGGCTGCGTCGTCGCGGGCTGGTTCGTCGTCCCCGAGAGCCGCTGGCCGCAGACGATCCGCGAGGTCGGTGCGTCGGCGCTGTTCCTGGAGAACTGGCGGCTGGCGGCGGACTCCGTCGACTACTACGCGGCGCACAACACCGCGAGCATCGTCCAGCACCTCTGGTCGCTGTCGATCCAGGGACAGTTCTACCTGCTGTTCCCCCTGGTCGTCGGCCTGCTGGCCCTGCTCGCCCGGTCGTCGCGGACGCCGGTGCGCCATGTCGTCGTCGGCGCGCTCGCCGGGCTCACCGTCGTCTCGCTCGCGTACTCGGTGTACCTGACCGGCACCGACCAGAAGCTCGCCTACTTCCACTCCCTGACCCGGCTCTGGGAGTTCACGCTCGGGGGGCTGCTCGGCCTGCTGATCGCCGGGGTCGCGCTCCCGGCGGGCGTCCGGGTCGCCGCCGGCTGGATCGGCGTCGTGGCCCTGTCCGTCTGCGGTCTCGTGCTCGACGTGGAGGGCGGGTTCCCCGGCTACCTGGCGCTCTGGCCGGTGCTCGCGGCCTGCCTGGTGCTGGCGGCGGAGCGGACCGGCTCGGCGATCGGCGCCGACCGCTGGTTGTCCTCGGCGCCGATGCAGTACCTCGGACGCATCAGCTTCCCGCTCTACCTGTGGCACTGGCCGGTGCTCCTGCTGGCGCTGCTGGCGACGCACCGCGAGCAGGCCGGCCTCGTCGGCGGCGTGCTGGTGGTCGCCGTGTCGCTCGCCCTGGCCGCCCTCACCGACCGGTTCGTCGACCAGCCGATGGCCCGCGCACGCCGCTGGCGCGGGGCCGGCTACCGCTCGGGCGCGATCGCGATCTGCGCCGTCCTGCTCCTGACGGCGGGCTGGCACGCGGTCGCCCTCGCCCGCGCGACGCCCTCGGGCGTCCCCGGCGACGCGAACCACCCGGGCGCGGCCGCGCTCGCACCGGGTTTCGTCTACCGCGGCGAGCCGGACCCGAAGCCGATCCCCCCGGCCGTGTCGGCCTACGAGGACTGGGTGCAGTACCAGGGCGACTGCACCTCCGCCGCCGCCGAGCCGGGTCTCGAGCGCTGCACCTACGTCGCCGCGCCGCGCCCGGACGCACCGACGGTCGTCGTGGTCGGCGACTCCCACATGCAGCAGTTCCTGCCCGCCCTCGCCCCGGTCGCGCGGGAACGGGGGTGGCGGATCGACACCCTGATCCGGCCGGGGTGCCCCTTCTCGACGACCTCGGAGTCGAACGTCGGCGAGGTGGCGTGCATCGACCACAACCGCGCGGCGATCGACGACATCCTGCGGACGCGCCCGGACGCCGTGGTCGCGGCGGCCAGCCACGACGTGCGGACCGGCGATACCGAGACGACCGGGCCGGGCATGCTCGACGCCTGGCGGATCCTGGCCGGCGCCGACATCCCGGTCCTGGCCGTGCGGGACAACCCGCGCTACGGCTACCCGCCGTCGAGCTGCGTGGACAACTACCGGCGCGGCGCCCCGGAGTGCAACGTCCCCCGCACCGACCTCTACCCCGCGACGCCGCCGATCCGCTCGATGGAACTGCCGCCGACGGTCTCCTACCTGGACCTCGCGGACTGGATCTGCGGGCCGCGCACCTGCGACCCGGAGGTCGGCAACGTGACGGTGTACCTCGACGACAACCACCTGACGGCGACCTTCACCGCCTCGCTCGCCCCCGTCGTCGGTCCCCGACTGGCAGCGCTCGTCGACCGCTGA
- a CDS encoding DMT family transporter yields the protein MTGLAVALALVAALLLAVGSVAQRRAAGQVPDDEAGGLGLLRRLVRSPVWWAGSVGDAGGFVVQAAALGVGSLLLVQPLLVTTLLFALPLEAWTGGRRIAVRDGVWALVLAAALALFLVIGEPTQGLDRAPVATWVPTGSVLVVVLLGCLLLAARRHGRVRAAALAVATGIAYGVLAALTKSVVDLLTDGIVPLLLGWETWVLVVAAVGGTYLQQAAFQAGDLATTLPAITVAEPLVAALLGLTVLGEQVRADGAEWVLIGLLVVVTVVATTVLARSSAAGAPAPAAA from the coding sequence ATGACCGGTCTCGCGGTCGCCCTCGCCCTGGTCGCGGCGTTGCTGCTGGCGGTCGGCTCGGTGGCCCAACGCCGCGCGGCGGGGCAGGTTCCCGACGACGAGGCGGGTGGGCTCGGGCTGCTGCGTCGCCTCGTCCGGTCGCCGGTGTGGTGGGCGGGCTCCGTCGGCGACGCCGGCGGGTTCGTGGTGCAGGCGGCCGCGCTCGGGGTCGGCTCGCTGCTGCTGGTGCAGCCGCTGCTCGTCACCACGCTGCTGTTCGCCCTACCGCTCGAGGCGTGGACGGGCGGCCGCCGGATCGCCGTCCGCGACGGGGTGTGGGCGCTCGTCCTCGCCGCCGCCCTGGCCCTCTTCCTCGTGATCGGCGAGCCGACCCAGGGGCTGGACCGCGCGCCCGTCGCCACGTGGGTGCCCACCGGGTCGGTGCTGGTCGTCGTCCTGCTCGGCTGCCTGCTCCTCGCCGCGCGCCGGCACGGCCGGGTCCGGGCGGCCGCGCTCGCCGTCGCGACCGGCATCGCCTACGGGGTGCTCGCCGCCCTGACGAAGTCGGTCGTCGACCTGCTCACCGACGGCATCGTGCCGCTGCTGCTCGGCTGGGAGACCTGGGTGCTCGTGGTGGCCGCCGTCGGTGGGACCTACCTGCAGCAGGCCGCGTTCCAGGCCGGCGACCTCGCGACCACGCTCCCCGCCATCACCGTGGCCGAGCCCCTCGTCGCGGCGCTGCTGGGCCTCACGGTGCTCGGGGAGCAGGTCCGCGCCGACGGTGCCGAGTGGGTGCTGATCGGGCTGCTGGTGGTGGTGACCGTCGTGGCGACCACGGTGCTCGCGCGGTCGAGCGCGGCGGGCGCACCCGCGCCGGCCGCGGCGTGA
- a CDS encoding TIGR03086 family metal-binding protein produces the protein MSDAAQQYRETAGRFGELVAGVPDAATWERRSPVPEWTARDVVRHLVEWFPPFLAGGTGIDLPSGPPVDEDPEGAWRAMSDGVQALLDDPASADKELVNPYIGTVPLPEAVSRFFTTDVFMHSWDLARATGQDAGLDPDRCAAILEGMTPMDEMLRASGQFGPKVEIDPDADAVSRLMAFIGRDPRRS, from the coding sequence ATGAGCGACGCAGCACAGCAGTACCGGGAGACCGCGGGCCGGTTCGGGGAACTCGTGGCCGGCGTGCCCGACGCTGCCACCTGGGAACGGCGGTCACCCGTGCCGGAGTGGACCGCCCGGGACGTCGTCCGCCACCTCGTGGAGTGGTTCCCCCCGTTCCTCGCGGGCGGGACCGGCATCGACCTGCCGTCGGGACCTCCCGTGGACGAGGACCCCGAGGGGGCGTGGCGGGCGATGAGCGACGGCGTCCAGGCCCTCCTCGACGATCCGGCGTCGGCGGACAAGGAGCTCGTCAACCCCTACATCGGCACGGTCCCGCTACCCGAGGCGGTGTCGCGCTTCTTCACCACCGACGTCTTCATGCACTCGTGGGACCTCGCGCGGGCGACGGGTCAGGACGCCGGGCTCGATCCCGACCGCTGCGCCGCGATCCTCGAGGGCATGACCCCGATGGACGAGATGCTGCGGGCGTCGGGTCAGTTCGGCCCCAAGGTCGAGATCGACCCGGACGCCGACGCGGTGTCCCGGCTGATGGCGTTCATCGGCCGGGACCCGCGTCGGTCCTGA